Proteins from a genomic interval of Cupriavidus pauculus:
- the metE gene encoding 5-methyltetrahydropteroyltriglutamate--homocysteine S-methyltransferase, protein MAQTHVLGFPRIGARRELKFAQEAFWRGETSEAALRETGATLRRRHWQLQADAGLATVAAGDFAWYDQMLGLTTLLGALPARFGFDAAALTLAQYFALARGNAEQPAMEMTKWFDTNYHYIVPELDADSRFDGGTTWFFDDIDEALAQGLPVRPALIGPVTYLWLSKSHVAGFDRLTLLPKVVEAYRRILSQLHARGIEWVQIDEPALCLDLPPAWRDAYDHAYAALADSGVKLLLATYFDTAEDHAARVATLPVHGFHIDLVRAPQQLQAWLAVLPATAVLSAGVIDGRNIWRADLRKVLATVAPLHAKLGDRLWLAPSCSLLHVPVSLDAETRLDPELRSWLAFATEKLDELHTLATALVHGEAAVADKLAAADAALASRRSSRRVVNQQVQKRLAAVTADMAERASPFDHRIVRQRDALKLPPLPTTTIGSFPQTPAIRQTRAAYKRGDIGALEYLERIRGEIELAVRKQEALGLDVLVHGEAERNDMVEYFGEQLCGYAFTENGWVQSYGSRCVKPPVIFGDVYRPEPMTVDTARFAQSLTDKPMKGMLTGPVTMLQWSFVRDDQPRAQTARQLALAIRDEVCDLEAAGIRVIQIDEPALREGLPLRQADWAAYLEWAVQAFRLSASGVGDETQIHTHMCYAEFNDILPAIAAMDADVITIETSRSAMELLEGFGAFDYPNEIGPGVYDIHSPRVPTVSAMTRLLERACEVIPPERLWVNPDCGLKTRGWPETEAALANMVSAARALRQTLAGQAGTQWKRASRPAAGVAHAAGSHVHGAACGPSCTGQAAL, encoded by the coding sequence ATGGCACAGACACACGTTTTGGGATTTCCGCGCATCGGCGCACGGCGCGAGCTGAAGTTCGCGCAGGAAGCGTTCTGGCGCGGCGAGACCTCGGAGGCCGCCCTGCGCGAAACCGGCGCCACGCTGCGCCGCCGCCACTGGCAGTTGCAGGCCGATGCCGGGCTGGCCACGGTCGCGGCCGGCGACTTTGCCTGGTACGACCAGATGCTGGGCCTGACCACGCTGCTGGGCGCCCTGCCCGCCCGCTTCGGCTTCGATGCCGCCGCGCTGACGCTGGCGCAGTACTTCGCGCTGGCCCGCGGCAACGCCGAGCAGCCGGCCATGGAAATGACCAAGTGGTTCGATACCAACTACCACTACATCGTCCCGGAACTGGACGCCGACAGCAGGTTCGATGGCGGCACGACGTGGTTCTTCGACGACATCGACGAGGCGCTGGCGCAGGGCCTGCCGGTGCGTCCGGCGCTGATCGGGCCGGTAACCTACCTGTGGCTGTCCAAGTCCCACGTGGCCGGTTTCGACCGCCTGACGCTGCTGCCGAAGGTGGTGGAGGCGTATCGGCGCATCCTGTCGCAACTGCACGCCCGCGGCATCGAATGGGTCCAGATCGACGAACCCGCGCTGTGCCTGGACCTGCCGCCCGCCTGGCGCGACGCCTACGACCACGCCTACGCGGCGCTGGCCGATAGCGGCGTCAAGCTGCTGCTGGCGACCTACTTCGACACCGCCGAGGACCACGCCGCCCGCGTGGCCACGCTGCCGGTCCACGGCTTTCATATCGATCTCGTGCGCGCCCCGCAGCAACTGCAGGCGTGGCTGGCCGTGCTGCCGGCCACGGCCGTGCTGTCGGCCGGTGTGATCGACGGCCGCAACATCTGGCGCGCCGACCTGCGCAAGGTGCTGGCCACGGTGGCGCCGCTGCACGCGAAGCTGGGCGACCGGCTCTGGCTGGCACCGTCCTGCTCGCTGCTGCACGTGCCGGTGTCGCTGGACGCCGAGACGCGGCTCGATCCCGAACTCCGAAGCTGGCTGGCCTTCGCCACCGAGAAACTCGACGAGTTGCACACGCTGGCCACCGCGCTCGTGCATGGCGAGGCCGCCGTGGCAGACAAGCTGGCCGCCGCCGATGCCGCGCTGGCATCGCGCCGCTCCTCGCGCCGCGTGGTGAACCAGCAGGTACAGAAGCGCCTGGCCGCCGTGACGGCCGACATGGCCGAGCGCGCCAGCCCGTTCGACCATCGCATCGTGCGGCAACGCGACGCGCTGAAGCTGCCGCCGCTGCCCACCACGACGATCGGATCGTTCCCGCAGACGCCCGCCATCCGCCAGACCCGCGCCGCCTACAAGCGCGGCGACATCGGCGCGCTGGAGTATCTGGAACGCATTCGCGGCGAGATCGAGCTGGCCGTGCGCAAGCAGGAGGCGCTGGGCCTGGACGTGCTGGTCCACGGCGAGGCCGAGCGCAACGACATGGTCGAGTACTTCGGCGAGCAGCTTTGCGGCTATGCGTTCACCGAGAACGGCTGGGTGCAGAGCTACGGCTCGCGCTGCGTCAAGCCGCCCGTGATCTTTGGCGACGTCTACCGGCCGGAGCCGATGACCGTCGATACCGCGCGCTTCGCCCAGTCGCTGACCGACAAGCCGATGAAGGGCATGCTGACTGGCCCCGTGACGATGCTGCAGTGGTCGTTCGTGCGCGACGACCAGCCGCGCGCGCAGACCGCCCGCCAACTGGCGCTGGCCATCCGCGACGAGGTGTGCGACCTGGAAGCGGCCGGCATCCGCGTGATCCAGATCGACGAACCGGCGCTGCGCGAGGGGCTGCCGCTGCGGCAGGCGGACTGGGCCGCGTACCTGGAGTGGGCGGTCCAGGCGTTCCGGCTGTCGGCGTCGGGCGTGGGCGACGAGACGCAGATCCACACCCACATGTGCTACGCCGAGTTCAACGACATCCTGCCCGCCATCGCCGCGATGGACGCCGACGTGATCACGATCGAGACCTCGCGCTCGGCCATGGAGCTGCTGGAAGGCTTTGGCGCGTTCGACTACCCGAACGAGATTGGGCCGGGCGTCTACGACATCCATTCGCCGCGCGTGCCGACCGTGTCCGCCATGACCCGGCTGCTGGAGCGCGCCTGCGAGGTAATTCCGCCGGAACGGCTGTGGGTCAACCCCGACTGCGGATTGAAGACGCGCGGCTGGCCCGAGACCGAGGCAGCCCTGGCCAACATGGTCAGCGCGGCGCGCGCGCTGCGGCAGACGCTGGCCGGACAGGCGGGCACCCAGTGGAAGCGCGCCAGCCGGCCGGCGGCGGGTGTGGCGCATGCCGCCGGCAGCCATGTGCACGGCGCCGCCTGCGGGCCGTCTTGCACCGGGCAGGCGGCGCTGTAG
- a CDS encoding TonB-dependent receptor family protein gives MKRATPWRRVAVLPAAALTCAAFAQSATVPGAESSSIQTLPTVTATAQAVGSLTAPGLARQRQSLFQSAGSVGFVEAQSFANTYAYDLRDVLKDSPGVYVQDRYGQELRLSVRGSGVARGFHTRGIEILQDGVPTNFADGSGDFYQIDPLSLTAAEVYKGGNGLAYGSTTLGGAINFTTPTALTAEAPNMVRVDGGSFGTIRGSGQVSRQIGQWDFLANATVSHAEGWRNHERGQYEQINANVGYRFSPAVETRFYFGAYIVDQLLPGALTLNQALTTPRMASASALAGDQARNTRTERLANVTSIRLDNGQIDFTTWGIHKSLYHPIFQVVDQDSWTYGFAPRYTGTFTLGGMRNQLIAGARFFGGNNNARQYVNVNGDRGAQTLNARQDAYNYEAYLEDRLYVLPTVALMAGAKAYRNRREYTDFGGLPANPAAKSDATTFSGVNPKFGVLWEPKPDIQAFVDITRSADVPDFSDLNQTIGTTQQFVPLAAQHGWTLELGTRGKWDRFAWDVTAYRSLLRDQLLQYTVSADIPASTFNAGKTVLQGVELGASAELLRDVAARGDKVTVSQIWNYSDFRFDNDPVYGNNRIAGVPKHVLRTTLAYSRNSRLRVAGTIDWVPSGAYVDYANTLKVPSYVLFGIEASYEFERGVTLFLDARNLADKRYISDFSTVTDARTANTSVFYPGVGRAFYAGVRYRF, from the coding sequence ATGAAACGAGCCACACCTTGGCGCCGCGTCGCGGTGCTGCCTGCCGCCGCGCTGACCTGCGCGGCGTTTGCCCAGTCCGCGACGGTCCCCGGCGCGGAATCTTCATCCATCCAGACCCTTCCCACCGTTACCGCCACCGCGCAGGCCGTCGGCTCGCTGACCGCGCCGGGCCTGGCCCGGCAGCGCCAGTCGCTGTTCCAGTCGGCCGGCTCGGTCGGCTTTGTCGAGGCGCAGTCGTTTGCCAACACTTATGCGTACGACCTGCGCGACGTGCTGAAGGACTCGCCCGGCGTCTACGTGCAGGACCGCTACGGCCAGGAACTGCGGCTGTCGGTGCGCGGCTCCGGCGTGGCGCGCGGGTTTCACACGCGTGGCATCGAGATCCTGCAGGACGGCGTGCCGACCAACTTTGCCGATGGCAGCGGCGACTTCTACCAGATCGATCCGCTGTCGCTGACCGCCGCCGAGGTCTACAAGGGCGGCAACGGCCTGGCCTACGGCAGCACCACGCTGGGCGGGGCGATCAACTTCACCACGCCCACCGCGCTGACCGCCGAGGCGCCCAACATGGTGCGCGTGGACGGCGGGAGCTTCGGCACGATCCGCGGCAGCGGGCAGGTCTCGCGCCAGATCGGCCAGTGGGACTTCCTGGCCAACGCCACGGTCAGCCACGCCGAAGGCTGGCGCAACCACGAGCGCGGCCAGTACGAGCAGATCAACGCCAACGTGGGCTACCGCTTCAGCCCGGCCGTGGAGACGCGGTTCTACTTCGGCGCCTACATCGTCGACCAGCTGCTGCCCGGCGCGCTGACGCTGAACCAGGCGCTGACCACGCCGCGCATGGCGTCGGCCAGCGCGCTGGCGGGCGACCAGGCGCGCAACACCCGCACCGAGCGGCTGGCCAACGTCACCAGCATCCGGCTCGACAACGGCCAGATCGACTTCACGACGTGGGGCATCCACAAGAGCCTGTACCACCCGATCTTCCAGGTGGTGGACCAGGACAGCTGGACGTACGGGTTCGCGCCGCGCTACACCGGTACGTTCACGCTGGGCGGCATGCGCAACCAGCTGATCGCCGGCGCGCGGTTCTTCGGCGGCAACAACAACGCGCGGCAGTACGTCAACGTGAATGGAGACCGGGGCGCGCAGACGCTGAACGCCCGGCAGGACGCCTACAACTACGAGGCGTACCTGGAAGACCGCCTGTACGTGCTGCCCACCGTGGCGCTGATGGCCGGCGCCAAGGCCTACCGCAACCGGCGCGAGTACACCGACTTCGGCGGCCTGCCGGCCAATCCCGCCGCCAAGTCGGACGCCACCACGTTCAGCGGCGTCAACCCGAAGTTTGGCGTGCTGTGGGAGCCGAAGCCGGACATCCAGGCGTTCGTCGACATCACGCGCAGCGCCGACGTGCCGGACTTCTCGGACCTGAACCAGACCATCGGCACCACGCAGCAGTTCGTGCCGCTGGCCGCCCAGCACGGCTGGACGCTGGAACTGGGCACGCGCGGCAAGTGGGACCGCTTTGCCTGGGACGTGACCGCCTACCGGTCGCTGCTGCGCGACCAGTTGCTGCAGTACACGGTCAGCGCCGACATCCCGGCGTCGACGTTCAACGCCGGCAAGACGGTGCTGCAGGGGGTGGAACTGGGCGCCAGCGCCGAGCTGCTGCGCGACGTCGCCGCCCGGGGCGACAAGGTGACCGTGTCGCAGATCTGGAACTACAGCGACTTTCGCTTCGACAACGACCCGGTGTACGGCAACAACCGCATCGCCGGGGTGCCGAAGCACGTGCTGCGCACCACGCTGGCCTACAGCCGCAACAGCCGCCTGCGCGTGGCCGGCACGATCGACTGGGTGCCCAGCGGGGCCTATGTCGACTACGCCAACACGCTCAAGGTGCCGTCGTACGTGCTGTTCGGCATCGAGGCCAGCTACGAGTTCGAGCGCGGCGTGACGCTGTTCCTCGACGCCCGCAACCTGGCCGACAAGCGCTACATCAGCGACTTCAGCACCGTCACCGACGCGCGCACGGCCAACACGTCGGTGTTCTACCCCGGCGTTGGCCGCGCGTTCTATGCCGGGGTGCGGTACCGCTTCTGA